In Thunnus maccoyii chromosome 3, fThuMac1.1, whole genome shotgun sequence, the following proteins share a genomic window:
- the LOC121894836 gene encoding MAP kinase-activated protein kinase 2-like, whose translation MHHNQEEQSVNQITAQHGTARHSDSSSLGSSLGSGLTDIQPPAYSKLEFKRHAVTDDYKITAQVLGLGINGKVLECYCKKTGEKCALKVLYDTPKARREVELHWRVSGGPYVVRILSLYENMHQGKKCLLIIMECMEGGELFSRIQARGDQAFTEREASEIMHDIGTAIEYLHHMDIAHRDVKPENLLYTTKESNAILKLTDFGFAKETTLHNSLQTPCYTPYYVAPEVLGPEKYDKSCDMWSLGVIMYILLCGFPPFYSNTGQAISPGMKQRIRLGQYEFPNPEWADVSEEAKQLIIQLLKTDPNERMTIGQFMNYPWISQSMVVPPTPLHTSRVLTEDKELWDDVKEEMTSALATMRVDYDQVKIKDLDTSNNPLLNKRRKRPIPGGAERGGDGDEVVCNSNR comes from the exons atgcatcataaCCAAGAGGAACAGTCGGTAAATCAAATTACTGCGCAGCACGGGACAGCGCGCCACAGCGACTCCAGCAGCCTGGGAAGCAGCTTGGGCAGCGGCCTCACTGACATCCAGCCTCCTGCTTACTCTAAGCTGGAGTTCAAGAGACATGCAGTGACAGATGACTATAAAATCACCGCTCAGGTTCTTGGCTTGGGAATAAATGGCAAAGTGCTGGAGTGTTATTGCAAGAAGACAGGAGAGAAATGTGCCCTCaag GTTCTGTATGATACCCCTAAAGCCCGGCGTGAGGTGGAGCTGCACTGGCGAGTCTCCGGTGGTCCCTATGTTGTCCGGATACTCAGCCTGTATGAGAACATGCACCAGGggaagaaatgtctcctcatcaTAATGGAGTG TATGGAGGGAGGGGAGCTGTTCAGTCGCATTCAGGCCAGAGGGGACCAGGCCTTCACAGAGAGAG AGGCGTCAGAGATCATGCATGACATCGGCACGGCCATAGAGTACCTCCACCACATGGACATCGCTCATAGGGATGTAAAG CCTGAAAACCTGCTCTACACCACCAAGGAGAGTAACGCTATACTAAAACTGACTGACTTTGGCTTTGCGAAGGAGACGACACTGCACAATTCCCTCCAAACTCCCTGTTACACTCCTTACTATGTCG CCCCAGAAGTGCTTGGGCCAGAGAAATATGACAAATCATGTGACATGTGGTCTCTGGGCGTCATCATGTACATTCT GCTTTGTGGATTTCCTCCGTTCTACTCAAACACAGGCCAGGCCATCTCTCCGGGCATGAAGCAGAGGATCAGATTGGGCCAATATGAGTTCCCCAACCCTGAGTGGGCTGACGTTTCTGAGGAAG CCAAACAGCTCATCATTCAGTTACTGAAGACAGACCCCAATGAGAGGATGACCATTGGACAGTTCATGAACTATCCCTGGATTAGT CAGTCAATGGTGGTCCCTCCAACTCCTCTCCACACCTCTCGTGTTCTGACAGAGGATAAGGAGCTTTGGGATGATGTGAAG GAGGAAATGACCAGTGCTCTGGCCACCATGCGTGTTGACTACGACCAGGTGAAGATCAAAGACCTGGACACGTCCAACAACCCTCTGCTCAACAAGAGACGCAAGAGGCCCATACCTGGAGGAGCTGAAAggggaggagatggagatgaagtagTGTGTAATAGTAATAGATAA
- the uroc1 gene encoding urocanate hydratase: protein MSTLKEICSGLPLDPLPPNRGRDPNVPHAPIRTPNLTAEEERMALRNALRYFPPSHHATLSLEFAQELRQYGHIYMYRFCPTLRMRAYPIDQYPCRTRQAASIMLMIMNNLDPAVAQFPQELVTYGGNGQVFSNWAQFRLVMHYLSEMTEEQTLVMYSGHPMGLFPSLPSSPRAIITNGMVIPNYSSREQYEKMFALGVSMYGQMTAGSYCYIGPQGIVHGTMLTVLNAGRRYLGSDDLRGRVLVTSGLGGMSGAQAKAAVIAGCIGVIAEVDEAPLRKRHEQGWLMEVTSSLDQCIKRIREAMRSKTPLSLGYHGNIVDLWERLLLEYERTGELLVNLGSDQTSLHNPFNGGYYPVQLSYHQANQLMSTDPNRFRTMVQESLKRHIKAINKLSDAGMFFWDYGNAFLLEAQRAGAEVEKIGGRPTEFRYPSYVQHIMGDIFSLGFGPFRWVCTSGDPQDLAVTDNIAATVLEDISANVTDRIRQQYSDNIRWIREAGKHKMVVGSQARILYSDQKGRVSIALAINKAIADGRVSAPVVISRDHHDVSGTDSPFRETSNVYDGSAFCADMAVQNFVGDAFRGATWVSLHNGGGVGWGEVMNGGFGLLLDGSEGAAKRATLMLNWDVSNGVARRCWSGNSNAYETIQRTMEEHRQLRVTMPFPVKDEHVLDRALQG, encoded by the exons ATGTCGACTTTAAAGGAGATATGCAGCGGTTTACCGCTAGACCCTTTGCCTCCTAACCGGGGAAGAGACCCTAATGTGCCACATGCACCTATCCGGACCCCAAACCtcacagcagaggaggagcgG ATGGCGCTGAGAAATGCCTTGCGTTATTTCCCCCCCTCCCACCATGCAACACTTTCACTTGAATTTGCTCAAGAGCTGCGGCAGTACGGCCACATCTACATGTACCGCTTCTGCCCAACATTACGCATGAG AGCATACCCCATAGATCAGTACCCTTGCCGCACACGTCAAGCAGCCTCAATAATGCTAATGATCATGAACAACCTGGACCCAGCAGTTGCTCAG TTTCCCCAGGAGCTCGTCACCTATGGAGGGAATGGACAAGTGTTTAGTAACTGGGCCCAG TTCCGCCTTGTGATGCATTACCTGAGCGAGATGACAGAGGAGCAGACTCTGGTCATGTACAGCGGTCATCCCATGGGCCTGTTCCCCAGCCTGCCTTCCTCACCGCGTGCCATCATCACCAACGGCATG GTTATTCCAAATTACTCCTCCAGAGAGCAGTATGAGAAGATGTTTGCTCTCGGTGTATCAAT gtacGGTCAAATGACAGCAGGCAGCTACTGCTACATTGGTCCGCAAGGGATTGTTCATGGCACTATG cTGACTGTGCTGAATGCCGGTCGGAGGTACCTGGGCTCTGATGACTTGAGAGGTCGTGTCCTTGTGACCTCTGGCCTGGGGGGCATGAGTGGAGCTCAGGCTAAAGCTGCCGTCATTGCTGGCTGTATTGGTGTGATTGCAGAG GTGGACGAGGCTCCTCTTAGAAAGAGACACGAGCAGGGCTGGCTGATGGAGGTCACAAGTAGTTTGGATCAATGCATTAAACGCATAAG AGAGGCCATGCGCTCAAAGACTCCCCTCAGTCTGGGTTACCATGGCAATATTGTAGACCTATG GGAGAGGCTGCTGTTGGAGTATGAGAGGACAGGCGAGCTCCTGGTGAATTTGGGTTCAGACCAGACCTCCCTTCACAACCCATTCAACGGAGGCTACTATCCAGTCCAGCTCAGCTACCACCAGGCCAATCAGCTTATGTCCACTGATCCCAACCGTTTCCGCACCATGGTCCAAGAAAG CCTCAAAAGACACATAAAGGCCATCAACAAGCTGTCTGATGCTGGTATGTTCTTTTGGGACTATGGCAACGCATTTCTCCTGGAGGCCCAGAGAGCCG GAGCAGAGGTAGAAAAGATCGGTGGAAGACCAACAGAATTCCGTTACCCTTCTTATGTCCAGCACATTATGGG CGACATCTTCTCTTTGGGCTTTGGACCGTTCCGCTGGGTGTGCACATCTGGCGACCCCCAAGATCTCGCCGTAACCGACAACATTGCTGCTACTGTCCTGGAGGATATCAGTGCCAACGTGACTGATCGCATCAGACAGCAGTACAGTGACAACATCCGCTGGATCAGAGAGGCCGGAAAACACAAAATG GTTGTGGGATCCCAAGCCAGAATCCTCTACTCCGACCAGAAAGGAAGAGTCTCCATTGCTTTGGCTATCAACAAGGCTATCGCTGATGGAAGAGTTTCA GCTCCTGTGGTTATTAGCAGAGACCATCATGATGTTAGTGGCACAGACAGCCCCTTCAGAGAGACCTCTAATGTGTATGATGGGTCTGCCTTCTGTGCAG ACATGGCAGTCCAGAACTTTGTCGGTGATGCATTCAGGGGCGCCACATGGGTCTCCTTGCATAACGGTGGCGGTGTTGGCTG GGGTGAGGTAATGAATGGAGGATTTGGTTTGCTGTTGGACGGCTCAGAGGGAGCAGCAAAGCGGGCCACTCTGATGCTCAACTGGGATGTCTCCAATGGG gtgGCTCGTCGCTGCTGGTCTGGAAACTCAAATGCCTATGAGACCATTCAGCGCACCATGGAGGAGCACAGGCAGCTGCGTGTCACCATGCCTTTTCCTGTAAAGGATGAGCACGTGCTGGACCGTGCCCTGCAGGGCTAG
- the chchd4b gene encoding coiled-coil-helix-coiled-coil-helix domain containing 4b produces MTSVREEGKDRIIFATKEDHATPSNAELIEEDPNDPYEERGLILPNGEINWNCPCLGGMASGPCGTEFKDAFSCFHYSKEEVKGSECLEQFRAMQECMQRYPDLYPQEDDKVPEEKSSETEQTSQDSAPVQDSDTPQPNTESSVESS; encoded by the exons ATGACTTCTGTCAGAGAGGAAG GTAAAGACCGAATAATCTTTGCCACCAAAGAGGATCATGCAACACCCAGCAATGCTGAGCTTATAGAGGAGGATCCCAATGACCCCTATGAGGAGCGAG GTCTGATTCTTCCCAATGGGGAGATCAACTGGAACTGCCCCTGCCTCGGCGGGATGGCCAGTGGTCCTTGTGGGACTGAATTTAAGGACGCCTTCTCCTGTTTCCACTACAGTAAGGAGGAGGTGAAGGGCTCTGAATGCCTGGAGCAGTTCAGGGCCATGCAGGAGTGTATGCAGCGCTACCCGGACCTCTACCCGCAAGAAGATGACAAGGTGCCCGAAGAAAAGTCATCTGAAACAGAGCAGACCTCACAAGACTCTGCTCCTGTGCAAGACTCTGATACCCCACAACCCAACACAGAGAGCTCAGTGGAAAGCTCATGA
- the sec61a1 gene encoding protein transport protein Sec61 subunit alpha-like 1 yields MGIKFLEVIKPFCAVLPEIQKPERKIQFREKVLWTAITLFIFLVCCQIPLFGIMSSDSADPFYWMRVILASNRGTLMELGISPIVTSGLIMQLLAGAKIIEVGDTPKDRALFNGAQKLFGMIITIGQAIVYVMTGMYGDPSEMGAGICLLIIIQLFVAGLIVLLLDELLQKGYGLGSGISLFIATNICETIVWKAFSPTTVNTGRGTEFEGAIIALFHLLATRTDKVRALREAFYRQNLPNLMNLIATVFVFAVVIYFQGFRVDLPIKSARYRGQYNTYPIKLFYTSNIPIILQSALVSNLYVISQMLSTRFSGNFLVNLLGTWSDTTSGGPARAYPVGGLCYYLSPPESFGSVLDDPVHALIYIVFMLGSCAFFSKTWIEVSGSSAKDVAKQLKEQQMVMRGHRETSMVHELNRYIPTAAAFGGLCIGGLSVMADFLGAIGSGTGILLAVTIIYQYFEIFVKEQSEVGSMGALLF; encoded by the exons ATGGGCA tCAAATTCTTGGAGGTGATAAAGCCATTCTGTGCAGTGCTGCCAGAGATTCAAAAACCTGAAAGAAag ATCCAGTTCAGAGAGAAGGTGCTATGGACAGCCatcactctcttcatcttcctggTGTGTTGCCAG atCCCCCTCTTTGGCATCATGTCCTCAGACTCTGCAGATCCATTCTACTGGATGAGAGTAATTCTGGCCTCAAACAGAG GTACTCTGATGGAGCTGGGTATTTCACCTATCGTCACCTCAGGCCTGATCATGCAGTTGCTCGCTGGAGCTAAGATCATCGAAGTTGGAGACACACCAAAGGACAGAGCCCTCTTCAACGGAGCTCAGAAAT tgtttgGAATGATCATCACCATTGGCCAGGCCATCGTTTATGTGATGACTGGCATGTATGGAGATCCCTCAGAGATGGGTGCTGGAATCTGTTTGCTCATCATCATTCAG CTGTTTGTGGCCGGACTGATCGTGCTGTTGCTGGATGAGTTGCTCCAAAAGGGCTACGGTCTCGGTTCAGGAATCTCACTGTTCATTGCCACCAACATCTGTGAGACAATTGTCTGGAAGGCTTTTAGCCCCACGACTGTGAACACCGGCAGAG GCACAGAGTTTGAGGGAGCAATCATTGCTCTTTTCCATCTGCTGGCTACAAGGACAGACAAAGTGCGTGCTCTGAGAGAAGCCTTCTACAGACAGAACCTACCCAACCTGATGAACCTCATCGCCACAGTGTTTGTCTTTGCTGTAGTGATATACTTTCAG GGATTCAGGGTGGATCTGCCCATCAAGTCAGCTCGCTACCGTGGCCAGTACAACACCTACCCCATCAAGCTCTTCTACACCTCCAACATTCCCATCATCCTGCAGTCTGCTTTGGTCTCCAACTTGTACGTTATCTCCCAGATGCTTTCCACACGCTTCAGTGGTAATTTCCTGGTGAATCTGCTTGGAACTTGGTCT GACACAACGTCTGGTGGTCCAGCCCGTGCCTATCCTGTGGGTGGACTCTGTTACTACCTCTCTCCTCCTGAGTCATTTGGATCCGTTCTAGACGACCCTGTCCATGCACTCATCTATATCGTCTTCATGCTCGGATCATGTGCCTTTTTCTCCAAAACCTGGATTGAAGTCTCAGGCTCTTCTGCTAAAGAT gTGGCGAAACAGCTGAAGGAGCAGCAGATGGTGATGAGGGGACACAGAGAAACCTCGATGGTCCATGAACTGAACAG gtACATTCCCACTGCTGCTGCCTTTGGCGGACTGTGTATCGGTGGTTTATCAGTGATGGCCGACTTCCTCGGAGCCATCGGCTCTGGCACTGGTATCCTGCTGGCTGTCACTATCATCTATCAGTACTTTGAGATCTTTGTCAAAGAACAGAGTGAAGTAGGCAGCATGGGGGCCCTGCTCTTCTAG